Within the Mumia flava genome, the region GCATCCGGTTCGCGATGTTCCTGCTCGCCGAGTACGCCGGGATCGTGGTGCTCGCGGCGCTCACGACGACGCTGTTCCTCGGCGGCTGGCGCGGCCCGGCGTCGGACGAGATCGGCTGGCTGTGGGTGCTGGTGAAGACGTTCGTGGTGGCGTTCGGCGTGGTGTGGGCGCGGGTGGCGTGGCCGCGGCTGCGCGAGGACCAGCTGAACGCCCTGGCCTGGAAGGTGCTGGTCCCGCTCGCGCTGGCCCAGCTCGCACTGACGACGGTGGTGGTCCTGCTGTGAACGGCCTCGGACGCGGTCTGCTCGACGGGCTGCGGGTGACCTGGCGCAACCTCACCCGCCGCGCCGTCACCCAGCAGTACCCGGACGTGAAGCCCGACCTGCCGCCCCGGTCGCGCGGGGTCATCGCGCTGCAGGAGGAGAACTGCACGGTCTGCATGCTGTGCGCGCGCGAGTGCCCGGCGTGGTGCATCACGATCGACTCCCACAAGGAGACGGCGCCCCCGGTCACCGAGGGCGGGCGCGAGCGCAGCTTCAACATGCTCGACCAGTTCGACATCGACTACTCGCTGTGCATGTACTGCTCCATCTGCGTGGAGGTCTGCCCGTTCGACGCGCTGCACTGGTCGCCCGAGTTCGAGTACGCCGAGCTCGACATCCGCGACCTGACGCACGACAAGGAGCGGCTGCGGGAGTGGATGTGGACCGTGCCGCCGCCCCAGCCGCTCGACCCGGCCGCGGAGGAGCCGAAGGAGATCGCCTCGGCCGAGAAGGCCGCTCGTCGGGAGGCGGACGAGCGGGCCGCGAAGCGTACGGCCGAGGCCGAGGGCAGCGAGCCCGGCGAGGGAGACGGCCGGTGACCGCGGCGACGCTGGTGCTCGGCGCGTTCGGGGTGGTGGCGCTGGTCGCCGCGACACTGACCGTCACCACCGACCGGATCGTGCACGCCGCGTTGTGGCTGGTGGTGAGCCTGGGCGCGGTCGCCGGGATGTACGTGGTGCTGGCCGCCGAGCTCGTCGCCTGGGTCCAGGTGCTGATCTACCTGGGCTCGGTGATCGTCCTGCTGCTGTTCGCCCTCATGCTGACGCGCGCCCCGACCGGCCCCGGTTCGGCCGAGGTCACCCGCAACC harbors:
- a CDS encoding NuoI/complex I 23 kDa subunit family protein, with translation MNGLGRGLLDGLRVTWRNLTRRAVTQQYPDVKPDLPPRSRGVIALQEENCTVCMLCARECPAWCITIDSHKETAPPVTEGGRERSFNMLDQFDIDYSLCMYCSICVEVCPFDALHWSPEFEYAELDIRDLTHDKERLREWMWTVPPPQPLDPAAEEPKEIASAEKAARREADERAAKRTAEAEGSEPGEGDGR
- a CDS encoding NADH-quinone oxidoreductase subunit J family protein translates to MTAATLVLGAFGVVALVAATLTVTTDRIVHAALWLVVSLGAVAGMYVVLAAELVAWVQVLIYLGSVIVLLLFALMLTRAPTGPGSAEVTRNRPLAALAATASAVGLGAILWAGFAGEEIDPDAVVVGDADALGQAIFRTWVLPFEVLSLVLLAALIGAIVLTRRGSR